One Bubalus bubalis isolate 160015118507 breed Murrah chromosome 10, NDDB_SH_1, whole genome shotgun sequence genomic window carries:
- the LOC102391633 gene encoding 60S ribosomal protein L23a-like — MKMAPKAKEEAPAPPKAEAKAKALKAKKAVLKGVHSHKKKKIRTSPTFRRPKTLQLRRQPKYPRKSAPRRNKLDHYAIIKFPLTTESAMKKIEDNNTLVSTVDVKANKHQIKQAVEKLYDIDVAKVNTLIRPDGEKKAYVQLAPDYDALDVANKIGII, encoded by the coding sequence ATGAAGATGGCGCCGAAGGCGAAGGAGGAAGCCCCTGCCCCTCCTAAAGCTGAAGCCAAAGCAAAGGCGTTGAAGGCCAAGAAAGCAGTGTTGAAAGGTGTCCACagccacaagaaaaagaagatccGGACGTCGCCGACCTTCCGGCGGCCCAAAACACTGCAGCTCAGGAGGCAGCCCAAATATCCTCGGAAGAGCGCCCCTAGGAGAAACAAACTTGACCACTATGCCATCATCAAATTCCCCCTCACCACCGAGTCAGCcatgaagaaaatagaagacaaCAACACACTGGTATCCACTGTGGATGTCAAGGCCAACAAGCACCAGATTAAACAGGCTGTGGAGAAGCTCTATGACATTGACGTGGCTAAGGTCAATACTCTGATCAGGCCTGATGGAGAGAAGAAGGCATATGTTCAACTGGCTCCTGACTATGATGCTTTGGATGTTGCCAACAAAATTGGGATCATCTAA